A DNA window from Hordeum vulgare subsp. vulgare chromosome 1H, MorexV3_pseudomolecules_assembly, whole genome shotgun sequence contains the following coding sequences:
- the LOC123407708 gene encoding uncharacterized protein LOC123407708, with the protein MVAHASIYCNDTTNTTTAKSGPAYSAVAPKSSPRNIKKRSGKKATRRTAGRRRSVEVIRRKMEALRRLVPSGGDHRSSDEMAEENGVDELLFRAADYIMRLQVQVKAMQLMVDVLEHTKDS; encoded by the coding sequence ATGGTTGCACACGCCAGCATCTACTGCAACGACACCACCAACACCACGACGGCGAAGAGCGGGCCGGCATACTCCGCCGTGGCCCCTAAGTCGTCGCCGAGGAATATCAAGAAAAGGAGCGGCAAGAAGGCGACGAGGAGAACGGCCGGGCGGCGACGCAGCGTGGAGGTGATCAGGAGGAAGATGGAAGCGCTGAGGCGGCTCGTCCCGAGCGGCGGCGATCACCGCAGCAGCGACGAGATGGCGGAAGAAAACGGCGTGGACGAGCTCCTGTTCCGCGCCGCCGACTACATCATGCGGCTGCAGGTGCAGGTGAAGGCGATGCAGCTCATGGTCGACGTGCTGGAGCACACCAAAGACTCTTGA